The region AGTATAAAGGAGAAAGCAGCTCCAGCTGGATTTAGATTAAAAGCATCGGGTCCGCCTTCGTTAAGGCGGACCCGATGCTTTTTAAAGTATACATGCTGTGCGCTTCATCGAGAAGCAGGCGTTTAGGGGCGGGCGCCGACCTTGTCTACGTTGTCAAAATACTCCCGCTGCAGTTCCAGGGTTTTAGTATCGGCCTTTACTGCTTTCAGGGCCTTTACCAGGGTTTCCACCTTGTTCTCGGTCAGCAGCTTGCCCATTTCTTTTGACGCCTTTGCGCCCTCGCCTGCATAGTGGTTCGGGTAGCTGGCATACCACCAGATGCCGGTGTACAGGTTCGGCAGGGAGGCCATACGCTTCTGGTCTTCGCCGGACTCGGTTGTTGCCAGTTTCTGCTTCACCAGGTCCGGGCGCAGGTAGAGCAGGGTGGAGGTTTCATTTTCGCCGGCATGCATGTCGCCGGCCGCATCGGACTTACGCAGCTTCTTTGCCTTTTCCGCAAAAACCGGGTCCTGTCCGGGGTCGAAGAAGTAAACGGCGTAGTCTCGGCGCTTCTCCAACTGGGCCTGCACAAAGTAACGCAGCAGCTGCGGGTTGCCGCCATGGCCGTTCACGATAACGATCTTATCAAAGCCGTTCCGGGCGATCTCCTCTACGGTTGCCTCCAGCAGGTCCCAAACCACGCGGCTCGGCAGCGCGAAGGTGCCCGGTTGCTGTTGTGCTTCGTATACCTGCCCGTAAAAGTAATCCGGGAATACAACGGCGTACTCCTGTTTGGCGGCCCGCGCCGACCACTCCCGCACATGGATCAGGTCGGAACCGAGCGGCGCGTGCGGACCATGCTTCTCCAGAATACCGATGGGAAGAATACAGGTGCGCTTGGATTTCTCCAGCGCTTGGGGCCAGTCACTGGCGGTTAGCTCGTCCCAGCGGAAAGGGATGTCCTGCGCCATGGCAGTGGAGGCAGAGAAGAGAAGGATAAGTAGAAGTAATCGCATAGGCTTGCATAGGTTAAGGTGAGATTTATACTTTGTGAATATAGCGTTTTCATGATTCAGTTGCAACGTTTCTTTGCCTATTTCTACCTGATAGTGTGCTACTTGCCTGGTTGGCTTTCGGATTGATGTTGATGCAGCCTTAGTGGTTACAGCATAGGAAAAAACGCAGCGGGTCCGGCCTTGTAAGGCCGGACCCGCTGCTTAAAAGTATAAATTCTTGCCTGACGCTTAATGGAAGAACATATAAGCAATGAAGATCGCGGCAATTACACCTGCTAAGTCTGCCAGCAGCCCACAGGTTATGGCATACCTGGATTTGCGGATGCCCACGGAGCCAAAGTATACCGCCAGAATGTAAAAGGTGGTTTCCGTAGATCCCTGGAAAACAGAGGCCACACGTCCTACAAAGGAATCGGCACCATAATTCGTCATGGCCTCTACCATCAAGCCCCTGGCTCCGCTGCCGCTCAAAGGCTTCATGAACGCTACCGGCAGGGCCGGTACAAAGTCGGTGTTTACACCTGTCAGGCCGATCAGGTAGGCGATGCCGTTCACCAGCATATCCAGCGCGCCGGAGGTCCGGAACACCCCAATGGCTACAAGTATGGCCACCAAGTATGGGATGATGGTAATGGCAACGGAAAACCCTTCCTTGGCGCCCTCGATAAAAGCCTCGTACACGTTTACCTTCCGTACCAGCGCCAGTCC is a window of Pontibacter kalidii DNA encoding:
- a CDS encoding creatininase family protein; protein product: MRLLLLILLFSASTAMAQDIPFRWDELTASDWPQALEKSKRTCILPIGILEKHGPHAPLGSDLIHVREWSARAAKQEYAVVFPDYFYGQVYEAQQQPGTFALPSRVVWDLLEATVEEIARNGFDKIVIVNGHGGNPQLLRYFVQAQLEKRRDYAVYFFDPGQDPVFAEKAKKLRKSDAAGDMHAGENETSTLLYLRPDLVKQKLATTESGEDQKRMASLPNLYTGIWWYASYPNHYAGEGAKASKEMGKLLTENKVETLVKALKAVKADTKTLELQREYFDNVDKVGARP